CATTCCCTTGATAGCGAGGATCAAATCCCTGCAAGGCACCTAAATAGGATTCGTAACGAATACCGGCAGTGAATTTCCCTTTTGTATAAATGATGTTGGCAAAGCCGTTCATCAACATTTTTTCAGGAACATTGGGTGCTCCAATGGTTGTATCGGGAACATAGTATTGTGCAGTTGCCTGAAAATTACCATGCACATCGCCCATGTTGGGCAGGTTATTTAAATTAATTTGTGCGGTAGCAATACCGCTATAACATAATCCGCATAAAAGAACGGATGATTTAATCGTGTCAAAATATTTTTTTCTCACAAAAAATAAGATAATAGGTTAATCTACTTTTTCTCCTTTGGCAACTTTTCTTATGATTTCAATCAGGTGTTCTTCATCACCATCCGCATAGCCATTGTGTTGCCAAACAATTTCGCCTTTGCCGTTAAGCACAAATGTATGCGGAATATCTCCAACATTCATGGCACGTTTAAAATCTTGGTTCTCGTCCTGATACACCTCGTATTCCCATCCTTTACTTTTAACATCGGTTGCTACCTTTGCTGAACTACGAGAGTCGTCAGTAGAGATAGCAATCAACTTTACGCCTGTTTCTTTTTGCCAATCCGGATATACTTCCGCAATGGCATCTAATTCTTTTTTGCATGGTTTGCACCAGGTTGCCCAAAAGCTGATAATGATGGGTTTCCCATCATTACTGAATTTGGAGGTGTTTACAGTTTTCCCATCCAATGCTTTCACATCTGCAGCAGGGATTGAACTTGTAGTTTGTGCTTGAACTGTAACAAAAGCAATGATTGCAATTGCGGCAAAAATAAGTTTTTTACTCATCAGAGATTTTGCTCTTACAGCATTTGTGAATACGTTGTGGTTCATAAAATGTTATTTTGAAAGATTAATAAAAAAATAAATCAGCTTTGAATGTCAATAAACATACCAAAAGCTGATTTATTTTTTATTAGTAATGACTATTTGTTAATAGACACTTTTTTAGTGATTGTGTTGTTTCCAACAGTAATGTTTAAGAAGTATAATCCATTGCTTAATGAAGAAGCATCCAATTGGTAAGTATGGATACCTGTGCTCATGTTACCAAGGTTTTCACTTTGAACCAATTGTCCAACTGTGTTAACTAGAACAATAGAAACTGTGTTTTCAGC
This Bacteroidota bacterium DNA region includes the following protein-coding sequences:
- a CDS encoding TlpA family protein disulfide reductase: MSKKLIFAAIAIIAFVTVQAQTTSSIPAADVKALDGKTVNTSKFSNDGKPIIISFWATWCKPCKKELDAIAEVYPDWQKETGVKLIAISTDDSRSSAKVATDVKSKGWEYEVYQDENQDFKRAMNVGDIPHTFVLNGKGEIVWQHNGYADGDEEHLIEIIRKVAKGEKVD